Part of the Pseudothermotoga sp. genome, TGCCAGTTCTGATCTGATATCTTGAAACATTTCATCTATCTCTGAATCTTTCATGCACACTTCAAAAGCTGTCTCAGATCGCATGTCCGCAACGACTCCCAACGTTTCTTTGAACAACAGAGCCACACTCTTCGCCATCCTCACGATGTTCGGATCGACACCCACGGGCTGTTCTCTGTAAAAGTTCAGAAGCAATTGTGCCATTTTCCTCACTCTGTCACCTATTTTTTCAAGGATGTTGGCCACTTCCAACGTACCAACCAAAAACCTCAGGTTGAACCCTGTGGGGGTGTACAGCCCGAGTAAAATCGTTGCCTCCTCTCTGAGCTCGATTTCCATCGCATCCAGCACATCGTCGTCTTCGACCACCTGTCTGACCAAAGCTGGTTGCCTAGTTTCCATTGACTCGATCGTGCGGATCAGCATCTTCTCAGTGAACCAACCCATCTTCATCAAAGCTTTCTTGTATCTTTCAATTTTCTGCTCCAATAACCATTTCAAGGTTCACTCACGCCCTTTCCGTAACCCACCTTGCTCCTCAACACGGAGAAGAAGTCGTAATGAACGGGTCTAAGCAGTGAAAAGCTCCTACTCGATTTTTCAACCAATACTTCCGTACCAGTTTCTGCATACACCCCATCGACGATCAATTCAGATTCAAGCTGACTCACTATGTGGATCTTTCTATCGCCAGGTACCACTATGCTCCGATTTTGAAGATAATATGGGGCCACTGGCATCAGTTGAACAACGTCGCAACTTGGAATCACGATGGCACCGCCGAGTGAAAGATTGTATGCCGTTGATCCCGTCGGGGTAGATACCAAGATGCCGTCGGCAAAGAAAACCAGATCACTGCAACCATTTATGGAGACCTTGAATTCACTCATGGGTTTAATCTTCGCACGAAATATCGCATCGTTGACTGCTTCGAATTCTTTCCCATTCGCCGTAACTTTCAACATCCATCTGCTTTCGGCAACGATCCTTCCACTCTCAAGATCGTGTAAGAACCGTTCGGCTTCCTCGATCTTGTATGGGGTCAAAAAACCGATCCTTCCCGCCTTGAAACCAACTATCGGCACAGAGACACACTTCACGGCTCTCAAAACCGTACCATCTCCGCCCACAACCAAAGCAAAATCACACTCTTCACTCATTGGCCTACAAGAAAGTTCACGCACATCGACGACGTGCAATCTATGTCTCACTTGCTGGTAAAGTTCAACTGCTTCTCTGTCCCTTCC contains:
- the phoU gene encoding phosphate signaling complex protein PhoU, producing MKWLLEQKIERYKKALMKMGWFTEKMLIRTIESMETRQPALVRQVVEDDDVLDAMEIELREEATILLGLYTPTGFNLRFLVGTLEVANILEKIGDRVRKMAQLLLNFYREQPVGVDPNIVRMAKSVALLFKETLGVVADMRSETAFEVCMKDSEIDEMFQDIRSELASLLREKPNQSERILCLLEIAQNLEETADLCTNIVESVLFAVSGTNYKCFRDQMRLFKRGEGVLFDDTD
- a CDS encoding NAD(+) kinase: MNYKCVIVYKSGRDREAVELYQQVRHRLHVVDVRELSCRPMSEECDFALVVGGDGTVLRAVKCVSVPIVGFKAGRIGFLTPYKIEEAERFLHDLESGRIVAESRWMLKVTANGKEFEAVNDAIFRAKIKPMSEFKVSINGCSDLVFFADGILVSTPTGSTAYNLSLGGAIVIPSCDVVQLMPVAPYYLQNRSIVVPGDRKIHIVSQLESELIVDGVYAETGTEVLVEKSSRSFSLLRPVHYDFFSVLRSKVGYGKGVSEP